The following coding sequences are from one Arthrobacter sp. 24S4-2 window:
- a CDS encoding NlpC/P60 family protein: MTTRAIARHRAEVTKTNSLAVIAKAVGDNAGGMGRQAAVIAAASGLVLTSGIAANAADTNVQREATSASTLEVQSSAPANISAASSIAISYEKPAVSTSPAPAVEAPKPVVEVQEAAPAAAPVAAVSATVDAPAAPAAASGNGAAIAAAAYAQLGVSQDCTALATNALAAVGINYHGWPAGYLSLGRTVSAAEAQPGDLAYYENGGMGMAHIAVYVGNGQAVHGGWNGGTTALFSVNVGSGPVFIRVGG, translated from the coding sequence ATGACTACACGTGCGATCGCACGGCACCGCGCCGAGGTTACAAAAACCAACTCGCTTGCTGTCATTGCCAAGGCTGTCGGCGACAACGCCGGTGGCATGGGTCGTCAGGCTGCGGTTATCGCTGCTGCTTCCGGCCTGGTCCTGACGAGCGGTATCGCAGCCAACGCTGCCGACACCAACGTTCAGCGCGAAGCTACGTCCGCCTCCACCTTGGAAGTCCAGTCTTCCGCTCCGGCCAACATCTCGGCCGCCTCCAGCATCGCCATCTCTTACGAGAAGCCGGCTGTTTCCACCTCCCCGGCCCCGGCCGTCGAGGCCCCGAAGCCGGTTGTCGAGGTTCAGGAAGCTGCCCCGGCAGCCGCTCCTGTTGCCGCGGTGTCCGCTACCGTAGACGCTCCGGCAGCGCCCGCTGCTGCCAGCGGAAACGGTGCCGCGATCGCCGCAGCCGCTTACGCCCAGCTGGGTGTTTCCCAGGACTGCACCGCCCTGGCCACGAACGCCCTTGCGGCAGTTGGCATCAACTACCACGGCTGGCCGGCAGGCTACCTCTCCCTGGGCCGCACCGTGAGCGCCGCCGAGGCACAGCCGGGTGACCTCGCTTACTACGAGAACGGCGGCATGGGCATGGCCCACATCGCTGTTTACGTAGGCAACGGCCAGGCAGTCCACGGTGGCTGGAACGGCGGAACCACCGCCCTGTTCAGCGTCAACGTCGGCTCCGGCCCGGTCTTCATCCGCGTCGGCGGCTAA
- a CDS encoding cold-shock protein → MPTGKVKWYDKEKGFGFLAGEDGQEVFLPKSALPEGITELKAGTRVEFGVADGRKGAQALGLRVLDKTPSIAKAKRPSAKDLAPLVQDLVTVLDNLSGTLSAGKYPEGNKAKAIAAALRKVADELDA, encoded by the coding sequence GTGCCTACCGGCAAGGTCAAGTGGTATGACAAGGAAAAAGGCTTCGGATTCCTCGCGGGCGAGGACGGCCAGGAAGTATTCCTGCCGAAGTCCGCGCTGCCCGAGGGCATCACCGAGCTGAAAGCCGGCACCCGGGTGGAATTTGGCGTAGCTGACGGCCGCAAGGGCGCACAGGCGCTCGGCCTGCGCGTCCTGGACAAGACGCCGTCCATCGCCAAGGCGAAGCGGCCCAGCGCCAAGGACCTGGCTCCTCTCGTGCAGGACCTGGTGACTGTGCTGGACAACCTGTCCGGAACGCTGTCGGCCGGTAAGTACCCTGAAGGCAACAAGGCCAAGGCGATTGCCGCCGCCCTGCGTAAGGTTGCCGACGAGCTGGACGCTTAG
- a CDS encoding molybdenum cofactor guanylyltransferase, protein MQFDALILAGGRSSRLGGVPKSQLMYDGATLLARSLAASAGADAAVVVGPDPGTLPPGVLTCREEPAFAGPAAAIAAGVAALDRHRGPLRAPVTLVLACDMPKALEAVAALQLVLSGGGPEAAADGVMAVSPDGRKQPLAGFYGTAALQRAVDELENSGGLTGASVFALLARLDVRAVTVPAGATDDVDTWDDATALGVSRQGS, encoded by the coding sequence GTGCAGTTTGATGCCTTGATCCTCGCCGGCGGGCGGTCCTCGCGTTTGGGCGGCGTGCCCAAGTCCCAGCTGATGTACGACGGCGCCACCCTCCTGGCGCGTTCGTTGGCGGCATCCGCTGGTGCGGACGCCGCCGTGGTTGTGGGGCCCGATCCGGGCACGCTTCCGCCCGGCGTACTGACGTGCCGTGAGGAACCCGCGTTCGCGGGTCCCGCGGCGGCCATAGCTGCCGGGGTGGCGGCACTTGACCGGCACCGCGGCCCACTCCGGGCACCCGTGACCCTGGTCCTCGCCTGTGACATGCCAAAAGCCCTTGAGGCTGTTGCCGCGCTGCAGCTTGTCCTTTCCGGCGGCGGCCCCGAGGCGGCCGCCGACGGAGTCATGGCTGTATCGCCCGACGGCCGCAAACAGCCGCTCGCCGGCTTTTATGGCACAGCTGCGCTACAACGGGCCGTGGACGAATTGGAGAACAGCGGGGGACTTACGGGGGCCTCAGTCTTCGCCCTCCTTGCTAGGCTTGACGTGCGGGCTGTTACCGTCCCCGCCGGTGCCACGGACGACGTGGACACGTGGGACGATGCCACCGCGCTAGGGGTGTCCCGCCAGGGTTCATGA
- a CDS encoding C40 family peptidase, with translation MIAAASGLILSVGLPANAADTNLGVSASTESGSQSAQLAVTAEPTATVSFERPAVTTKAAPKVELRAQSTGSDASQTATEADGESKAGKLADAVSSAAASGLAAIAYTGIGSPYVWGGTTPSGWDCSGFTQWVYAQAGISIPRTNAWTAMKPTATPAPGDLVMQNGGAHVGIYVGNGMMISALNPSQGTLLHAVSATGTSAFYTLR, from the coding sequence GTGATTGCAGCTGCGTCCGGACTGATCCTCAGTGTTGGGCTGCCGGCAAATGCCGCGGACACCAACCTGGGTGTCTCCGCTTCCACGGAGTCCGGTTCACAGTCAGCCCAGCTGGCCGTTACTGCGGAACCGACAGCGACTGTTTCCTTCGAGCGTCCGGCAGTGACCACGAAGGCTGCGCCCAAGGTTGAACTGCGGGCACAGTCCACCGGTTCAGATGCCAGCCAGACCGCCACTGAAGCTGACGGGGAATCCAAGGCCGGCAAGCTTGCCGACGCGGTTTCTTCCGCTGCAGCCTCAGGTCTCGCTGCCATCGCCTACACCGGCATCGGCAGCCCCTACGTCTGGGGCGGCACCACTCCCAGCGGCTGGGACTGCTCCGGCTTCACGCAGTGGGTTTACGCCCAGGCCGGCATCAGCATCCCCCGCACCAATGCATGGACCGCCATGAAGCCCACCGCCACCCCGGCGCCGGGCGATCTGGTCATGCAAAACGGCGGCGCCCACGTTGGCATCTACGTCGGCAACGGCATGATGATCAGCGCGCTGAACCCGTCGCAGGGCACCCTCCTGCACGCTGTGTCCGCCACGGGCACGTCCGCGTTCTACACGCTTCGCTAA
- a CDS encoding HNH endonuclease produces the protein MRTLVLNAGYEPLAVVTFRRALVLVLTGKASVVAEGDDPVVGPQEILGRPSVILLNRYIRPRYNTTTAVSRRGVLRRDGHRCAYCGKAAHTIDHVHPKSRGGGDSWENLVAACLRCNNVKGDHTPAEMGWKLRFVPAPPHGTIWQIKELEKPTPAWDPFLLPESAA, from the coding sequence ATGCGCACTCTCGTTCTGAATGCTGGATATGAACCGCTGGCGGTTGTGACCTTCCGCCGGGCGCTGGTTCTTGTGCTGACCGGAAAAGCTAGCGTGGTGGCCGAAGGCGACGATCCTGTCGTTGGGCCGCAGGAGATTCTGGGCCGACCGTCCGTGATTCTTCTCAACCGCTACATCCGGCCACGGTACAACACAACCACTGCAGTGAGCCGCCGGGGCGTACTCCGCCGGGACGGCCACCGCTGCGCCTATTGCGGCAAAGCAGCGCACACCATTGACCACGTCCACCCGAAATCGCGGGGCGGCGGCGACTCATGGGAAAACCTCGTGGCCGCCTGCCTGCGCTGCAACAACGTCAAGGGTGACCACACGCCGGCGGAGATGGGCTGGAAGCTTCGGTTTGTGCCGGCGCCTCCCCACGGCACCATCTGGCAGATCAAGGAGCTCGAAAAGCCCACCCCCGCGTGGGATCCCTTCCTCCTGCCTGAATCGGCCGCCTGA
- a CDS encoding metal-dependent transcriptional regulator: MTDLIDTTEMYLRTILELEEENIVALRARIAERLRHSGPTVSQTIGRMERDGLVVVSGDRHLELTETGRKRATEVMRKHRLAERLLADVIGLDWAYVHDEACRWEHVMSERVERRIFELLDHPTVSPYGNPIPGLAALGGQPAPLLTDGVVNLLDAMAGYGADSRVTVSRLAEPIQVEPELLVQLDEGGIRPGASLALERVGEYISVRVPEIEGALELPPEVAAHVFVTVR, encoded by the coding sequence ATGACGGATCTGATCGACACCACGGAGATGTATCTTCGGACAATCTTGGAGCTTGAGGAAGAGAACATCGTGGCTCTCCGCGCCCGGATAGCCGAACGGCTGCGCCACTCCGGGCCCACCGTTTCGCAGACCATCGGCCGGATGGAACGTGACGGCCTGGTGGTTGTTTCCGGCGACCGGCACCTTGAGCTCACTGAAACGGGCCGGAAACGGGCCACCGAGGTTATGCGCAAGCACCGGCTCGCCGAGCGCCTGTTGGCTGACGTCATTGGCCTCGACTGGGCCTATGTCCACGATGAAGCGTGCCGCTGGGAGCACGTGATGAGCGAGCGCGTGGAACGGCGCATTTTCGAACTGCTGGACCACCCCACGGTATCCCCGTACGGCAACCCCATTCCGGGACTCGCCGCGCTTGGCGGCCAGCCGGCTCCCCTGCTCACGGACGGGGTAGTGAACCTCCTGGACGCCATGGCCGGATACGGAGCCGATTCGCGCGTCACGGTCAGCCGCCTGGCCGAACCGATCCAGGTTGAACCGGAGCTTCTGGTCCAGCTCGATGAAGGCGGGATCAGGCCCGGCGCCTCGCTCGCACTGGAACGGGTCGGGGAGTACATCTCGGTCCGCGTGCCCGAGATCGAAGGCGCCCTGGAGCTGCCGCCGGAAGTTGCGGCCCACGTATTTGTTACGGTCCGCTAA
- a CDS encoding DUF3027 domain-containing protein, producing MNPEPDQRASKAASRPRAGVPVWRTGKPDAVLAAAVDFARNAIEGIAPATQIGQHMGAKTEGDRVVTHLFESKLAGYQGWQWYAVLTRNSRSKVITVNELGLLPSEDSILAPEWVPWAERVRPEDAQDDDTVDSVVAENEAAAIGATGDGTTDDVVDAGAQDWIDGDDSDGDDAPEAESDAGEPDADEYLVRETD from the coding sequence ATGAATCCCGAACCTGATCAGAGAGCTTCCAAAGCGGCTTCAAGGCCCCGTGCCGGGGTCCCGGTCTGGCGTACCGGCAAGCCGGATGCGGTGCTCGCTGCTGCCGTTGACTTTGCCCGGAATGCGATTGAGGGCATCGCCCCGGCCACGCAAATCGGACAGCACATGGGCGCAAAGACCGAGGGGGACCGTGTGGTCACCCACCTCTTTGAGTCCAAACTGGCTGGATACCAGGGGTGGCAGTGGTACGCGGTGCTCACGCGCAATTCCCGGTCCAAGGTGATTACGGTGAATGAGCTCGGACTGCTGCCTTCCGAGGATTCCATCCTGGCACCCGAGTGGGTGCCGTGGGCCGAGCGTGTCCGCCCCGAAGACGCCCAGGACGATGACACTGTGGACTCCGTCGTGGCGGAGAATGAAGCAGCGGCGATCGGTGCAACCGGCGACGGGACCACGGATGACGTGGTGGACGCCGGCGCCCAGGACTGGATCGACGGCGACGATTCCGACGGCGATGATGCGCCGGAGGCGGAATCCGACGCCGGTGAGCCGGATGCGGACGAGTACCTGGTGCGGGAGACTGACTAA
- the serC gene encoding phosphoserine transaminase — MSDTSITIPANLLPKDGRFGAGPSKVRPEQIEALSAASATLLGTSHRQAPVKNLVGSVRNGLSEFFRAPEGYEVILGVGGSTAFWDVASFGLVEKKAQHLSFGEFGSKFASATNKAPFLDASSIIKSEPGTRPAAQAEAGVDVYAWPQNETSTGVAAPVKRVAGADDGSLVLVDATSAAGGLDVDVSEADVYYFAPQKNFASDGGLWLGLFSPAALERAARIKESGRWIPDFLDLQTAIDNSRLNQTYNTPALATLVTLDAQVQWLNANGGLDFAAARTADSAGRIYSWAEASDYATPFVAKAEDRSNVIATIDFDDSIDAAAIAKVLRANGIVDTEPYRKLGRNQLRIATFVAIEPDDVSALLACIDYVVGELRK, encoded by the coding sequence GTGAGCGACACCAGCATCACTATCCCCGCCAACCTCCTGCCCAAGGACGGACGGTTCGGCGCCGGGCCCTCGAAGGTCCGCCCCGAGCAGATCGAAGCCCTGTCCGCAGCGTCGGCCACGCTGCTCGGCACTTCCCACCGCCAGGCCCCGGTCAAGAACCTGGTGGGATCCGTCCGCAACGGCCTCAGCGAGTTCTTCCGCGCCCCGGAGGGCTACGAAGTCATCCTTGGTGTGGGCGGCTCCACGGCGTTCTGGGATGTGGCCAGCTTTGGCCTGGTGGAGAAGAAGGCGCAGCACCTCTCCTTCGGCGAGTTCGGCTCCAAGTTCGCGTCCGCGACCAACAAGGCACCGTTCCTGGACGCGTCCTCCATCATCAAGTCCGAGCCCGGCACCCGGCCCGCCGCCCAGGCGGAAGCGGGCGTGGACGTCTACGCCTGGCCGCAGAACGAAACCTCCACCGGCGTGGCCGCCCCGGTCAAGCGTGTTGCCGGGGCTGATGACGGATCGCTGGTCCTGGTGGATGCCACGTCCGCCGCCGGCGGCCTGGATGTGGATGTCTCAGAAGCAGACGTTTACTACTTTGCGCCGCAGAAGAACTTCGCGTCCGACGGCGGCCTCTGGCTGGGCCTGTTCTCCCCTGCCGCCCTGGAGCGTGCTGCCCGGATCAAGGAAAGCGGCCGGTGGATCCCGGACTTCCTGGACCTGCAGACTGCCATCGACAACTCCCGGTTGAACCAGACGTACAACACCCCGGCGCTGGCTACCTTGGTGACCCTGGACGCCCAGGTGCAGTGGCTGAACGCCAACGGCGGCCTCGACTTTGCAGCGGCCCGCACGGCCGATTCCGCAGGACGCATCTACTCCTGGGCAGAGGCCTCCGATTACGCCACGCCGTTCGTGGCCAAGGCCGAAGACCGTTCCAACGTGATCGCCACCATTGACTTCGATGACTCGATTGATGCCGCCGCCATCGCCAAGGTCCTCCGCGCCAACGGGATTGTGGACACGGAGCCGTACCGCAAGCTGGGACGCAACCAGCTGCGCATCGCCACCTTCGTGGCGATCGAACCGGACGACGTCTCGGCCCTACTGGCCTGCATCGACTACGTAGTGGGCGAACTGCGGAAGTAG
- a CDS encoding M23 family metallopeptidase, with translation MTTQTVRGRRRASGPASEYPVAEAVMTVRPRDAHRDARRRKSLFNQVTDFASASGVGQKAGIALAATGLVLTVTVPSTGPMMSTADTGKNAAAASFAAQPEVSAAAGAKIDFNRTSVATKGDPDGKLKQLLSAQSVGTITRAASAGSLGAPLEHLVTASPFGFRVSPITGGAGEFHRGQDYAAQCGTSVMAAASGTVTFSGWHAYGGGNRVVIDHGNGLETTYNHLSSSSVQVGQKVSRGDVIALSGTTGASTGCHLHFEVMVNGDVVDPLGWL, from the coding sequence TTGACCACGCAGACCGTCAGGGGCCGCCGCAGGGCGTCAGGTCCCGCTTCGGAGTACCCAGTGGCCGAAGCCGTCATGACGGTCAGGCCCCGCGACGCACACCGTGATGCGCGCCGGCGCAAGAGCCTCTTCAACCAGGTCACGGACTTCGCGTCCGCGAGTGGCGTTGGTCAGAAGGCCGGCATTGCCTTGGCCGCCACCGGGCTGGTCCTCACTGTGACCGTCCCGTCCACCGGGCCCATGATGAGCACGGCCGACACCGGTAAGAACGCCGCTGCCGCCTCTTTCGCGGCTCAGCCTGAGGTTTCCGCTGCTGCCGGCGCCAAAATCGACTTCAACCGGACGTCCGTTGCCACCAAAGGCGATCCCGACGGCAAACTCAAGCAGCTGCTCAGTGCGCAGTCCGTTGGCACCATTACCCGGGCAGCATCGGCCGGCAGCCTCGGGGCTCCGCTGGAGCACCTGGTAACGGCCTCGCCCTTCGGGTTCCGGGTCAGCCCGATCACCGGCGGTGCCGGTGAATTCCACCGCGGCCAGGACTATGCGGCCCAGTGCGGGACAAGCGTCATGGCTGCCGCCAGCGGCACTGTAACCTTCTCCGGCTGGCACGCCTACGGCGGCGGCAACCGTGTGGTGATTGACCACGGCAACGGCCTGGAAACCACGTACAACCACCTCTCGTCGTCAAGCGTCCAGGTCGGCCAGAAGGTCAGCCGCGGCGACGTCATAGCCCTCAGTGGGACGACGGGCGCCTCCACCGGCTGCCACCTTCACTTTGAGGTGATGGTCAACGGCGACGTCGTTGATCCCCTCGGCTGGCTCTGA
- a CDS encoding MFS transporter: MTSTFKSLHIPSYRLWFVGALVSNIGTWMQRTAQDWLVFDHLTDHDAGAMGITMALQLGPQLFLAPVAGLVADRFNRRRLLVMTQSAMALLSTGLGLLVVLGAGQLWHVYAFALLLGLVSALDAPVRQTFVSELVRDDYLPNAVALNSASFNVARMIGPAVAGVLTVAVGPGWVFLINTVTFVALLLSLWRIPVSSLRVLPRAAPGKGRIREGLRYVRFRPDIIVVLVAVFIVGTLGLNFVLFIAAMVGTEFGLDAGAFGLMNSIMAIGSVAGALLSAGRSKPRLRIIFGAAGAFGVTSGLAALAPSYFWFGVALVPVGLFAITMMTSANGYVQTTTDPVMRGRVMALYMAIFMGGTPIGAPLVGWVANVAGPRWSMAVAAVSGLLAALIGMVWIIRAKQLRLGFNRRARGLRYFRLVSGWTGHDGTAGKDAAAGKKDGAVRDPSPDDAVER, from the coding sequence ATGACGTCCACCTTCAAGTCCCTCCACATCCCCAGCTACCGTCTCTGGTTCGTTGGTGCCCTGGTTTCGAACATCGGGACCTGGATGCAGCGGACCGCCCAGGACTGGCTGGTCTTCGACCACCTCACCGACCACGATGCGGGTGCCATGGGCATCACCATGGCCCTGCAGCTCGGTCCGCAACTGTTCCTCGCCCCGGTGGCAGGACTGGTGGCAGACCGCTTCAACCGCCGCCGGCTCCTGGTGATGACGCAGTCCGCCATGGCCCTGCTGAGCACCGGCCTTGGCCTGCTGGTGGTCCTCGGCGCCGGGCAGCTCTGGCACGTCTACGCTTTCGCCCTCCTGCTGGGCCTCGTCTCCGCCCTGGACGCCCCTGTCCGCCAGACCTTCGTCTCCGAGTTGGTGCGGGACGATTACCTGCCCAACGCAGTGGCCCTGAACAGCGCCTCCTTCAATGTGGCCCGAATGATCGGACCGGCAGTGGCCGGGGTGCTCACTGTCGCCGTCGGGCCCGGCTGGGTGTTCCTGATCAACACCGTCACGTTCGTGGCCCTGCTGCTGAGCCTGTGGCGGATTCCGGTTTCATCGCTGCGGGTTCTTCCCCGCGCGGCTCCCGGCAAGGGGCGGATCCGTGAAGGGCTGAGGTACGTGAGGTTCCGCCCGGACATCATTGTGGTGCTCGTGGCCGTATTCATCGTGGGCACCCTCGGACTGAACTTCGTACTGTTCATCGCGGCCATGGTCGGCACTGAATTCGGACTGGACGCCGGCGCCTTCGGGCTGATGAACTCCATCATGGCCATCGGTTCCGTGGCCGGAGCGCTGCTGTCGGCCGGACGAAGCAAACCCCGGCTGCGGATAATTTTCGGGGCCGCCGGAGCGTTTGGCGTCACTTCCGGGTTGGCAGCCCTGGCGCCCAGCTACTTCTGGTTCGGCGTGGCCCTTGTTCCGGTAGGCCTGTTTGCCATCACCATGATGACCAGCGCCAACGGGTACGTCCAGACCACTACGGATCCCGTGATGCGCGGGCGCGTGATGGCTCTGTACATGGCCATCTTCATGGGCGGAACCCCCATCGGGGCGCCGCTGGTGGGCTGGGTGGCCAATGTTGCCGGGCCCCGCTGGTCCATGGCCGTGGCGGCGGTGTCCGGGCTTCTGGCCGCGCTGATCGGCATGGTATGGATCATCCGGGCCAAGCAGCTAAGGCTGGGCTTCAACCGCCGTGCCCGGGGTCTGCGCTATTTCCGCCTGGTGTCCGGCTGGACCGGCCACGACGGTACAGCGGGCAAAGACGCTGCAGCAGGCAAAAAGGACGGCGCCGTCCGGGATCCAAGCCCGGACGACGCCGTCGAACGCTAA
- a CDS encoding DUF6457 domain-containing protein, protein MKSQDETLEDWCRALLQAFELEDVEVDVNEVLALAGVAAHSVVRPAAPLTTFIAGFAAGLASGSGQAPDAVSMQAAMGVARALAQDYAAADSPADPALQAEGAGAARTDAVPGPSLSSGNPGA, encoded by the coding sequence GTGAAAAGCCAGGATGAGACGCTGGAGGACTGGTGCCGGGCGCTGCTGCAGGCCTTTGAGCTGGAGGATGTCGAAGTGGACGTCAATGAAGTGCTTGCTCTGGCCGGCGTCGCGGCCCATTCCGTCGTGCGTCCGGCGGCCCCGCTGACCACGTTCATCGCAGGTTTCGCCGCAGGCCTGGCCTCCGGATCGGGCCAGGCACCGGACGCCGTCTCCATGCAGGCAGCCATGGGCGTGGCCAGGGCGCTGGCCCAGGACTACGCGGCAGCCGACTCGCCGGCGGATCCTGCCCTGCAGGCGGAAGGAGCCGGTGCCGCACGCACCGATGCCGTGCCCGGACCTTCCCTTAGCAGCGGGAACCCCGGCGCATGA
- a CDS encoding helicase-associated domain-containing protein → MSLIRALSKELEARSDDSLRALFAARPDLISPNVPDFAALAARASARVSVQRALERLNRPQMQVLETLHLCTNTDTAHSTSAAGLKKLIHGAALSAIERILHSLEELALVHRAEPPHGVALPAGVRQRFYLPVGSLRDVVGIYPAGLGRSYTELVRLQPAFAQRVVQLVGELHHSGAAIHPATTPMEAALALQHWTATPEALGQILATAPERTTALLARFGNWAMGAVPQAQRRASVLNEGPDVGPVDWLLARGLLVPLDAAHVELPHSVGIALRGGAVIEDFTLTPPAPRLGQTTAALRRNAALGAIAETLRLTGEVLHSVREQPLVTLRSGGVGVREMKRLADSLRIELNRAGLLVELCALAGLIRLDVDSSAWVQPEQLEWLTLPRQEQWLWLVNAWMASERAPSLVGQPITGPGAAPHRAAAGTTINALSAEAQRPDAPVVRKRILEILNELTLEAAGADGKAPVLDAAAVLQRAEWTQPRMARRFSSLIRGVLAEAEMLGLVGSGALSQLGSAIAAERPDEALDILGEHLPAALNHVLLQADLTAVAPGYLAPELSEKLLMIADAEGQGPATIYRFSVASVRRALDAGHDAASLLGFLREHSATAVPQPLEYLVEDTAARHGRLRVGVASSFIQSDDEDALLELVQESSASGLGLVRIAPTVLISHAGPKETAQVLRTLGLSPAVEEPESALVRLRRTTAVPGSGRPVYSAPRTAPPEADVDAQLAILRSQKSLHGASSNGSHRAQAPTGEEVTQLGLETLQKAIRLRQAVTMNVVDSQGNASRETVVPVSVTGGRVRVFDPARETERVLSIHRIIDIEAEEEFQQ, encoded by the coding sequence ATGTCCCTTATTCGCGCGCTCAGCAAGGAACTGGAGGCACGCAGCGACGACTCGTTGCGGGCTTTGTTCGCCGCGCGGCCGGACCTTATCTCCCCCAACGTTCCCGACTTCGCGGCGCTGGCGGCCAGGGCGAGCGCCCGTGTCAGCGTGCAGCGGGCACTGGAGCGGCTGAACCGGCCACAAATGCAGGTGCTGGAAACGCTCCATCTGTGTACCAATACGGACACCGCCCACAGCACTTCGGCTGCCGGGCTGAAGAAACTCATCCATGGCGCCGCCCTTTCCGCCATTGAACGGATCCTGCACTCCCTTGAGGAACTTGCCCTGGTGCACCGCGCGGAGCCCCCTCACGGGGTGGCCCTGCCGGCGGGTGTCCGCCAGCGGTTCTACCTCCCGGTGGGAAGCCTGCGGGACGTCGTGGGAATCTACCCGGCCGGGCTGGGACGGAGCTACACGGAACTGGTCCGGCTGCAGCCGGCCTTTGCCCAGCGCGTAGTGCAACTGGTGGGCGAACTGCATCACAGCGGCGCCGCCATCCATCCCGCCACCACACCCATGGAAGCGGCGTTGGCCCTCCAACACTGGACTGCCACCCCCGAGGCGCTGGGCCAGATCCTGGCCACCGCCCCGGAACGGACCACGGCGCTCCTGGCCCGGTTCGGCAACTGGGCAATGGGGGCGGTTCCCCAGGCGCAACGGCGGGCGTCGGTCCTGAACGAAGGGCCCGACGTCGGCCCCGTTGACTGGCTCCTGGCCCGTGGCCTGCTGGTGCCGCTGGACGCCGCCCACGTGGAACTGCCGCACAGCGTGGGCATCGCCCTCCGCGGAGGCGCGGTGATCGAGGACTTCACACTCACGCCGCCGGCGCCTCGGCTGGGGCAGACCACGGCGGCGCTGCGGCGCAACGCGGCCCTGGGGGCCATCGCGGAAACGCTTCGCCTCACCGGCGAAGTGCTCCACAGCGTGCGGGAGCAACCGCTCGTCACGTTGAGGAGCGGCGGCGTCGGGGTCCGCGAGATGAAGCGGCTCGCCGATTCACTCCGGATCGAGCTGAACCGCGCCGGACTGCTGGTGGAGCTGTGCGCCCTGGCGGGACTCATCCGGCTGGACGTGGACAGTTCCGCCTGGGTTCAGCCGGAGCAACTGGAATGGCTGACCTTGCCGCGCCAGGAACAATGGCTGTGGCTGGTCAATGCCTGGATGGCCAGCGAGCGCGCACCGTCGCTGGTTGGCCAGCCCATCACCGGCCCCGGCGCCGCCCCCCACCGCGCAGCGGCGGGAACTACCATCAATGCACTGTCCGCGGAGGCCCAGCGGCCGGACGCACCCGTCGTCCGGAAGCGGATCCTGGAGATCCTCAACGAACTTACGCTGGAGGCCGCCGGGGCTGATGGCAAAGCGCCCGTGCTGGACGCGGCAGCGGTGCTGCAGCGGGCCGAGTGGACGCAGCCCCGTATGGCCAGGCGCTTCAGCTCACTGATCAGGGGTGTCCTCGCCGAGGCCGAAATGCTGGGCCTGGTCGGTTCGGGCGCGCTCAGCCAGCTGGGATCGGCCATCGCGGCGGAGCGTCCTGATGAAGCGCTGGACATCCTGGGCGAGCATCTGCCGGCGGCCCTGAACCATGTGCTGCTGCAGGCCGACCTCACGGCCGTGGCACCGGGCTACCTGGCACCTGAGCTGAGCGAAAAGCTCCTCATGATCGCAGACGCCGAGGGCCAGGGGCCGGCCACGATCTACCGGTTCTCCGTGGCTTCCGTCAGGCGCGCCCTCGACGCCGGCCACGACGCCGCCAGCCTGTTGGGTTTCCTGCGCGAGCATTCCGCCACTGCCGTTCCGCAGCCGCTCGAATACCTCGTGGAGGACACGGCTGCCAGGCACGGACGGCTGCGCGTGGGCGTGGCCTCCAGCTTCATCCAGAGCGACGACGAAGACGCCTTGCTGGAACTGGTCCAGGAATCAAGCGCCTCAGGGTTGGGCCTGGTCCGGATCGCGCCGACGGTCCTGATTTCCCACGCGGGCCCCAAGGAAACCGCGCAGGTGCTACGCACCCTGGGACTGTCGCCTGCCGTCGAGGAACCGGAGTCCGCGCTGGTCCGGCTGCGCCGCACCACAGCCGTTCCAGGCAGCGGGCGCCCGGTGTACAGTGCCCCGCGGACGGCGCCGCCGGAGGCCGACGTCGATGCCCAACTCGCGATTCTCCGGAGCCAAAAGTCGCTGCACGGCGCCAGCAGCAACGGAAGCCACCGCGCGCAGGCGCCCACTGGGGAGGAAGTAACCCAGCTGGGACTGGAAACGCTGCAGAAGGCCATCCGGCTCAGGCAAGCTGTCACCATGAACGTCGTGGACAGCCAGGGGAATGCCAGCAGGGAAACGGTTGTTCCGGTTTCTGTGACCGGCGGACGGGTCAGGGTATTCGACCCCGCGCGCGAAACCGAACGCGTGCTCTCCATCCACCGGATCATCGACATAGAAGCGGAAGAGGAATTCCAGCAGTGA